Proteins from a genomic interval of Thamnophis elegans isolate rThaEle1 chromosome 2, rThaEle1.pri, whole genome shotgun sequence:
- the LOC116504063 gene encoding methyltransferase-like protein 7A isoform X3, whose protein sequence is MLVLIFQQCLKILVLPIYVLAYFGLWDPICKKTFPFFMNQFSKFVNKKMYKKKEKLFQNMQDFADASGKLHLLEIGAGSGPNFQFYPPNTHVTCLDYNPNFQKFLINSMAQNSHLQFENYVVASAENMTSLSDNSVDVVVCTLVFCSVKNTQAALKEILRVLRPNVEQGLR, encoded by the exons ATGCTGGTTCTCATCTTCCAACAATGCCTGAAAATCCTCGTCCTGCCCATCTATGTGCTTGCCTATTTTGGCTTATGGGATCCTATTTGCAAAAAAACTTTCCCATTTTTCATGAATCAGTTCAGCAAATTCGTCAATAAAAAAATGTACAAGAAAAAGGAGAAGCTGTTCCAGAACATGCAGGACTTTGCCGATGCTTCGGGAAAGCTCCACCTGCTAGAGATTGGCGCGGGCTCCGGCCCCAACTTTCAGTTTTATCCCCCCAACACTCATGTGACCTGCTTGGACTACAACCCCAACTTTCAAAAATTTCTCATAAACAGCATGGCTCAGAACTCACACCTCCAGTTCGAGAATTATGTGGTCGCCTCCGCCGAGAACATGACTTCACTGTCGGACAACTCTGTGGATGTGGTGGTTTGCACGCTCGTGTTTTGCTCTGTGAAGAACACCCAGGCTGCCTTGAAGGAGATCTTGCGAGTGCTCAGACCA AATGTGGAACAAGGCCTGCGGTAG
- the LOC116504063 gene encoding methyltransferase-like protein 7A isoform X2 codes for MLVLIFQQCLKILVLPIYVLAYFGLWDPICKKTFPFFMNQFSKFVNKKMYKKKEKLFQNMQDFADASGKLHLLEIGAGSGPNFQFYPPNTHVTCLDYNPNFQKFLINSMAQNSHLQFENYVVASAENMTSLSDNSVDVVVCTLVFCSVKNTQAALKEILRVLRPGGAFYFIEHVAASRSKWASFLQQVCNPTWRYLTDGCSLLKETWKDLENAGFSKLYLQHFMAPLPLTVVCPHIYGYAVK; via the exons ATGCTGGTTCTCATCTTCCAACAATGCCTGAAAATCCTCGTCCTGCCCATCTATGTGCTTGCCTATTTTGGCTTATGGGATCCTATTTGCAAAAAAACTTTCCCATTTTTCATGAATCAGTTCAGCAAATTCGTCAATAAAAAAATGTACAAGAAAAAGGAGAAGCTGTTCCAGAACATGCAGGACTTTGCCGATGCTTCGGGAAAGCTCCACCTGCTAGAGATTGGCGCGGGCTCCGGCCCCAACTTTCAGTTTTATCCCCCCAACACTCATGTGACCTGCTTGGACTACAACCCCAACTTTCAAAAATTTCTCATAAACAGCATGGCTCAGAACTCACACCTCCAGTTCGAGAATTATGTGGTCGCCTCCGCCGAGAACATGACTTCACTGTCGGACAACTCTGTGGATGTGGTGGTTTGCACGCTCGTGTTTTGCTCTGTGAAGAACACCCAGGCTGCCTTGAAGGAGATCTTGCGAGTGCTCAGACCA GGTGGTGCATTCTATTTCATTGAACATGTAGCAGCTAGTAGATCGAAGTGGGCCTCCTTCTTGCAACAAGTCTGTAATCCTACTTGGAGATATTTGACAGACGGATGCTCCTTGTTAAAAGAGACCTGGAAGGATTTGGAGAATGCGGGGTTTTCTAAACTGTACTTGCAACACTTCATGGCCCCGTTGCCTTTAACTGTAGTTTGTCCCCATATTTATGGATAtgctgtgaagtaa